CCCTGGCGGTGGATCGCGGCAACGCAAACCTCGCGTCGCGATTCACGGCGTTGCATCCCGCGGTGCTCACGCTCATCCGCCGGACGGCGTACACGGCGCGTCAGCATTCCCTGGACGTTGCCGTGTGCGGCGAGATGGCCTCGCAGCCGCTCATGGCGTTCGCGCTCATCGGACTCGGCGTGCGGCAGCTCAGCGTCGCGCCGCGCTCGGTGCCGCTCGTCAAGCGCATCGTCCGTGCGATTTCGGTGAAGGCGGCCGAAGAGGCGGCATCGGCCGCGATTCGCGCGCAGACCGCGGCCGAAGCGGAGGCGGTCCTGCGTGAGCGCCTGAGCACGATGATCGGCGATCCGGCGGTAGTCGGACACGGGTTGCCCCACTGACACCCCTCGCCTAGGTCTAGATGATGTACGATCGCCATCTCTTCACGTCCGAATCCGTCACCGAGGGTCACCCGGACAAGGTCGCTGACGCGATCTCGGACGCGATCCTCGACGCCATTCTCACCGACGACGCGAACGCGCGCGTCGCGTGCGAGACGCTCGTCACCACCGGCCTTGCCTGCGTCGCCGGTGAGATCACGACGTCCACGTACGTGCACGTCCCCGACGTCGTGCGCTCGACTATCGAGCGGATCGGCTACACCGATCCCGCGTATGGCTTCGACAGCAAGACATGCGCGGTGATGAGCACGATCGACCGCCAGTCGCCGGACATCGCGATGGGGGTCGATACCGGCGGGGCCGGCGACCAGGGCATGATGTTCGGCTATGCGACCGACGAGACCGAGGAGCTGATGCCGATGGCGATCCTGCTCGCGCATCGCTTGACGGAAGCGCTTGCCGCGCGTCGCAAGAACGACGACATCAAATGGCTCCGGCCCGACGGCAAGGCGCAGGTCACCGTGGTGTACGAGGACAAGCGCCCGGTGGCCGTGGACACGGTCGTCATCTCGACGCAGCACGCGCCGGAGGCATCGGAGCGGCAGATCAGGAACGCGATCATCGAGCAGGTGATCGAACCGACGATTCCCGCGGAACTGCGCGCGAAGAAGCCCAAGTTTCACATCAATCCGACGGGGCGATTCGTGATCGGCGGACCGCAGGGCGACGCGGGACTCACCGGCCGAAAAATCATCGTCGATACCTACGGCGGCATGGGACGTCACGGCGGTGGCGCGTTCAGCGGCAAGGATCCGTCGAAGGTCGATCGTTCCGCGTGCTATGCGGCGCGGTGGGTCGCGAAGAACATCGTTGCCGCGAAGCTCGCGCAGCGGTGTGAAGTCCAGCTCGCGTACGCGATCGGCGTCGCGGAACCGGTCTCGGTGATGGTCGATACGTTCGGTACGTCGTCGGTACCGGAGTCGGCGATCATGGACGCGGTGCGCGAGGAGTTCGACCTCACGCCGCGCGGCATCATCAAGGCGCTCGATCTTCGGAAGCCGATCTACAGCGCGACGTCGGCCTACGGCCACTTTGGCCGCACGCCGTGCAAGGTGGGAACGGGGCGGGGCGCTCCGACGGCGTTTACGTGGGAGCGCACAGACCGGGCGAAGGTGCTTTCCCGTGCCGTCAAATAATCACGGAACTCGTATTACCATGTCATCATGATTGAAGTCGTCGTATCGCGGTTGGGGATGGATCCGGGCACGCAGACGTACGTCGTGGTGCTGCAGGAGAAGGGCGGTGAGCGCCTGCTTCCGATCTGGATCGGCCAGCCGGAAGCGGAGTCGATCGTCATGCACATGCACAACATGAAGCGCGCGCGGCCGCTGACGCATGATCTCTGCAAATCGATGATTCTCGGACTCGGCGCCACGCTGCGGCGGGTGCAGATCACGCGCGTCGAAAACAACACCTATTACGGCGAGCTGCATCTCCTGCGCGACGGAAAAGTCGTGAATGTCGACTCGCGTCCGTCCGACGCGATCGCGATCGCGCTGCGTCTCGACGCGCCGATCTTTGCCGCCGAATCGCTGCTCGTCATTCCGGACGAAGACGATGAGCAG
This DNA window, taken from Gemmatimonadaceae bacterium, encodes the following:
- the metK gene encoding methionine adenosyltransferase is translated as MYDRHLFTSESVTEGHPDKVADAISDAILDAILTDDANARVACETLVTTGLACVAGEITTSTYVHVPDVVRSTIERIGYTDPAYGFDSKTCAVMSTIDRQSPDIAMGVDTGGAGDQGMMFGYATDETEELMPMAILLAHRLTEALAARRKNDDIKWLRPDGKAQVTVVYEDKRPVAVDTVVISTQHAPEASERQIRNAIIEQVIEPTIPAELRAKKPKFHINPTGRFVIGGPQGDAGLTGRKIIVDTYGGMGRHGGGAFSGKDPSKVDRSACYAARWVAKNIVAAKLAQRCEVQLAYAIGVAEPVSVMVDTFGTSSVPESAIMDAVREEFDLTPRGIIKALDLRKPIYSATSAYGHFGRTPCKVGTGRGAPTAFTWERTDRAKVLSRAVK
- a CDS encoding bifunctional nuclease family protein, coding for MIEVVVSRLGMDPGTQTYVVVLQEKGGERLLPIWIGQPEAESIVMHMHNMKRARPLTHDLCKSMILGLGATLRRVQITRVENNTYYGELHLLRDGKVVNVDSRPSDAIAIALRLDAPIFAAESLLVIPDEDDEQAAETLSPPTAGGESSELSAEQLKEYLEHLRPEDFGKFKL